A region of Solibacillus isronensis DNA encodes the following proteins:
- a CDS encoding 1,4-dihydroxy-2-naphthoate polyprenyltransferase gives MTKVVEADKGFKVWWHLTRPHTLTASFVPVLLGTSMALSINHETIHFGLFFAMLIASMLIQAATNMFNEYYDYKLGLDNENSVGIGGTIVRHGVAPKTIMAIALSFYGIAMLLGVYICAMTSWWLVAVGLVCMLIGYLYTGGPYPIAYSPFGELVSGAVMGMGIVLIAFFIQTGDVTADAVIISVPSMILVGAIMLSNNIRDIVGDTEGGRKTMAILVGRHNAVTVLAGFFIVSYIWIIILVVIGHLTPWALLVLLSVKKPIEAIKLFRAKEKPLEVMPAMKYTAQTNTIFGFLLAVGLLISYFI, from the coding sequence ATGACAAAAGTCGTTGAAGCGGACAAGGGATTTAAAGTTTGGTGGCATTTAACACGTCCACACACATTAACAGCTTCATTTGTACCTGTATTATTAGGTACGTCTATGGCACTTTCAATAAATCATGAAACAATTCATTTCGGACTATTTTTTGCAATGCTTATTGCCAGTATGCTAATACAGGCAGCAACTAATATGTTCAATGAATATTATGATTATAAACTAGGCCTGGATAATGAAAACTCAGTCGGTATTGGTGGCACAATCGTCCGACATGGTGTAGCACCAAAAACAATTATGGCTATTGCGCTAAGCTTTTACGGTATCGCAATGCTATTAGGCGTTTACATATGTGCCATGACATCCTGGTGGCTTGTTGCTGTCGGTCTTGTATGTATGCTGATCGGTTATTTGTATACTGGAGGACCGTATCCAATTGCTTATTCACCGTTCGGGGAGCTAGTTTCAGGGGCAGTAATGGGGATGGGGATTGTTCTAATTGCCTTCTTTATTCAAACAGGAGATGTAACAGCTGATGCTGTAATTATTTCTGTGCCAAGTATGATTTTAGTGGGGGCAATTATGCTTTCTAATAATATCCGCGATATTGTTGGTGATACAGAAGGCGGACGTAAAACGATGGCCATTTTAGTTGGCCGACATAATGCTGTAACAGTACTTGCTGGTTTCTTTATTGTTTCGTATATTTGGATTATCATTCTTGTAGTTATTGGCCATTTAACACCATGGGCACTGCTTGTATTATTAAGCGTGAAGAAACCGATTGAAGCGATTAAATTATTCCGAGCAAAAGAAAAACCGCTTGAAGTAATGCCTGCAATGAAATATACAGCCCAAACAAACACGATTTTCGGTTTCTTGTTGGCTGTAGGTCTATTAATTTCATATTTCATTTAA
- a CDS encoding TraR/DksA C4-type zinc finger protein: protein MDINQLQQLRSILEEELATLQEHVNEEPPLEDTEITAVDNHPADAATDLTTIVTEKTLSELKEDEIERIQTALNAMDEGTYGECIVCGKEIPFERLEAIPTALTCIDHVDEVTE from the coding sequence ATGGATATCAATCAATTACAACAATTGCGCAGCATTTTGGAAGAGGAACTTGCAACATTGCAGGAGCATGTTAATGAAGAACCTCCTTTAGAGGATACAGAAATAACTGCAGTTGATAATCATCCGGCAGATGCAGCAACCGATTTGACGACAATTGTTACAGAAAAAACATTAAGTGAATTGAAGGAAGACGAAATTGAAAGAATTCAAACGGCTTTAAATGCAATGGATGAGGGCACATACGGGGAATGTATCGTATGTGGAAAAGAGATTCCTTTTGAGCGTTTAGAAGCGATTCCGACAGCTTTAACATGTATTGACCATGTAGATGAAGTGACAGAATAG